The nucleotide sequence GTagatcgtcctcgaccctgagCATCTTGTTGCccttctgccttaccttgaaaagatccgactttctggtttcgaccttgatggcctcggcatgtgcttttacgaaagaatctacaAGGATAGAAAATGAGTCAATAAAATTAGGcggtaaattatggtaccatataatAGCACCCTTCGACAGGGTCTCCACGAATTTCTTTAGCAAGAtagattcgatctcgtcatcctctaGGTTATTCCCTTTGATAGCACACATATAAGAGGTAACGTGCTCGTTCcgatcggtcgttccattatacttaggaatctcgggcatgcggaacttcttggggattggcTTTAGAGTCGCACTTGGGGGAAATAATTTTgtacgaacttcttggaatccagtcCCTTCAATATTGGCGCTGCCCACAGGATTTGATCGACcttggagttataagtttccatcTTCATGTCGTTTGCCTCGGTCTTCTTTTCCCCCAACTCGATTTGCTCTGtcagttcttcgagcatcttcatgataGCAAGATTGGCCTCCGATTCTTTCTTGCTCGATTTCTTTGAAACTGATTCGACCCTGTGTACAACTTCCTGGGATGGCTCGAGCTCGACCCTGGTCGATGTGTGATTCTGGTTTTGGAGCTGGGCTATTGCTGCCTGCTGAGCTtacaacatttcgaagatcacctgTAGGTTGATTCCTCCATCTTCACCGCCATGTGCGCTTTGAGCGGCTGATCGAGCATCGCCACGGATGATGCCTTCGGGATCGACGACTAAATTTCCGTTGATGGCTGCATGTGAGCTGACATCGATTGGATCTACAGCCGGAACTCCATGATATGTCAAGATTCAACCTCGTGTTATATCGAACCATGGTGCAAAGTTAGATCGCCGAGCATGTGACCCAGAggccgatcaagatcgagatcggtcAAGATCGAGGGAAGCTTACCGAGCTAAATAACGGAAAGCCGAAATATCCACAATCGGACGAGGATCAcggcggaaatctcggcacgtatcaagaagagaCCGATTAATTggctaatcatgagatttcttacctcatatagaattgtatcaagagtataattcccctactatataaagtgggtctgatcatttgtaaaacaCATCATATTCACGCAATATACTGTTATTTTTCTAGCTTTCATCATCGTGTGACTCTATTCATAAGTCAGTTGAAACATCTTTTGGTTCAAGGGTGATCGAACTCGAGGGCCAAGGCTATTCAATTTTTGTGGTTTTTccgtcaatttcaacatttattTATTCTTCCTAACCtgtaccaagttatatcacgtatttttaaaacgcgtataaattcaattattatccgattttaggGTAAGCAGTGTGACATTATTTCTTTTAATAGTCAattcttaaaaaataatatatttatatttaaaaacaATTTAAGTTATTACCTGTAATGATATAATAATTGTACAACCACACTAAAACCATGATATTCGTAAGACCACAAGCATTATCACATTTCGAACTAATGAAGAGATTTGTTAAGTCACGGCATCAAATAAGCATATTCTAGAAAAACCGGCAAGATAATCAAATGCGGTGACTTCCATCATCCTCACGTGAGCTTCAGTACTAATTCATTCAATTAAGACATCGACCACTTGAATATTGACACGTAAGATAATTTTCCCCTAATATAATCTCTTTTAGGGAAAATACCATAGGCATATACGTGCATTCTAGAGTTTTCTTCTGATCCCAAATCGCTCTCTAGGGTTTCGCCGCCTCTATCTATCAGGAAATCATGCCTCGCCGAAGCTCTGGTAATTACCATATTCCATCTACTTTCTATCTTATTAATTTAGATCTACTTTCCGCATTGCCTATGTTTGTAGTTCTTTTTCATTGGCTCAATTGGATGAACAGTTGAATATTCTCCATTGGGCTCAAGTTAGGTGATAATCCTTTCTGCTAAGGTTGATTGTAGTTCTGGCTTTGTGGGTTGAGAAGAAAACATGCTTCAGTTACATTGAAACCCTTATTGCATCATTGATTTTTTGCATTATTATTTTCATCGAAGGCCTGTGTTTTATTTGAGGTTATGTAGAcgataattttatctttaattgTGTCCGTTTGATTTGTATTGAGTTTGAGGCTGGAAATTTTGACATGAGATTCACCAATTGCTAAAAGGGAGGGGATTTAGGCTGTTTTCTTACATTTTTAAAGGAAAAGGCGGATACCATTGAATTAGCTGTGGACTACATTCGAGCCTCTTATTTTGATTTCTCGAACGAGAGAAAGTAGGGAGAGGGTTTTTTCCCGTCTTAATTCTCCATCAATGTTTGTATATGACACTTTACCTTTTGTGCTGTAGTCTTCTGTTTGCTAAAGGAAATAAGGCTAACTTTTTGTAGCTCCTTTATTCTGGTTGATGAGTTCCAATTTTCCTTGTTTCGTTGTACAGGAAGATCTGCTCCTCGTCCTGCCCCTCGTGCGGGCCCTCGTCCTGCTCCAGCTCCAGGTTAGTTTTTTGGTTGTCAAACTTTTTACCTCACGGCAACTCGTTTGGCTGGCATTCTTTTAGTTGATATGGTTTAATCTATTTTCCTTGCTTGTGCTAATTCATATTCTATCTCATTTTTTGCAGTACACTATGCTCCTCCACCAGCTCCTATGCAAAGTAGCGGTGGTGGATCCATGCTTGGTGGTATTGGTTCTACCATAGCTCAAGGTATGGGTATATCCTGCATTATATAAAAACTTACATCATAATTCATCTGTTATTTTGTTTTCGAAGTTGCtcataaatgaaagaaaaaagattAGAAAAGAAGGGAAGCCTcgcgtcgctcgctcggctttgGATCCGGTCATATGATTGGTTGATTAATTTCTGTTACAATtctccaaaagaaaaaaataattgctCATAGATGTCCCTTGTCTGTTTTACCATTATGTCTTACAGGGATGGCCTTTGGTACTGGAAGTGCTGTGGCGCACAGGGCTGTAGATGCGGTCATGGGTCCACGCACCATTCAACACGAAACTGTTGCTTCCGAGGTACCTGCTGCAGCAGCTCCTACATCCATCGGTGGTGGGTCTGATGCTTGCAGTATGCACTCTAAAGCATTCCAAGACGTAAGTGTCAACTTTGCACCTTTTAACTACTTTTACTTTGCAAATTTGAGATTGTTCTTTCAGCCTTCATAGTCAGTATGACATGTCTTATTCTCACTGGAAGATTCTGATGATGCCATTCTTCTTTGGTTTATCTTGCAGTGCATCAATAGCTCTGGAAGCGACATTGGCAAGTGTCAATTCTACATGGATATGTTGTCCGAGTGCAGGAGGAACTCAATGCTGAATGCTTAAGCTTGTTGTGCCTCATTTTAATAACTTTGAATTCATTCTTAATCTGATTGTTGAAACAGCGATGGAATTATGATAAAATGGCTGGTATTGATGGAGCAAGTGAACTTGGTTCTTGATACACTGTTGGGTCAAATAATTTATGCTGAAATATGAACTTTATAGACTCCTTGATTTTCAGTTTCAGCACGCTTTATATGCTATAATGTGCTTCCTTTGGCTTTTCTTGATTACTCAGTAAAGTTTTAATTGCGACTAGCTGATTTTTACTAAAGAATGCCATGACTTAATAGCTTTTGGTGTTTGAAATACTGTAACCTGTGTAACTCACTGTCATTGGTTTGGATGGCAACACCTCGATTCCAAATACATTGTTAGGTATCTGGGGCATGTAAAAGATTGCATACCTGTGATAATAACTTTGCGTTTTACTTAAAGCGGTTTATTTTCATTTCTGAGCGCTGAATTGGATGATCAGACGTCTGTTGCACAGATATTTGTGTGGCGCATGGCGTACGTACGTTATGTTTTATCCTGTATCAACTCGCCGTTGTATTATTCTTAATTGGTATCTTATGGGTCATGGACAAGTTcactaaattattttattatctaaACGAGCAAATAAGAGAAAAACTAACGGAGGAGATTACTTGGATTTTATATCCACTATGCTTTATCTTAGAAAATTACATAATAAATGTAATTTTAGAGGCAGTCGTTGGATTTACGTATTTCCCATTAGTTCGAGAAATTTAGTATTAAAAAACTCTTCAAGTTGCAGCGATGTATTTTGATTAGGTGTGTACATAGGTCAGATTGGTTTAGGTTTTTCAATTAGCAAACTGAATTAATTGTGACGGATTATTAAATTTTAATACCAAACTAAACAAATAAAAGTTGGATTTTTTATTCTCGTTTTTttttttcggattttcggattttttcgatttttttttcttttcataaagtcttcataACAGTTAATATAGaatttgtgttccaaatatttctttaatccaagTAAGACATAACTACATAAggtgtttttcaagaaaataacataaaatatgagatgagtcatgacattgtactaaaatattcaataataaagttaataaaatcgcataaaaaatattattaataagccataatagaAATGAACATAATCTAAAATTATTAAGTTGCTAAAATAAGAACGACTAATAAGTAGTACtatttacatgactaaacacTATAAAAAaaagttatgcattttatctaaaccataaaaaaaaaaactaaaaaatagatatccaacactatagTCATTtctagtacaattgaattgaatatctTTTGTTAGCcgtaatattgatttgattttggtttggactttatttgagttactaatatttatggagtataaaacttattggagcattcaaaaattataagtccaaacataaaataatatgttaaaagataaaactatgaaaaaatttaagaaatattcaTAAATTATACTACAATAAATacttttatgtattaaatatatttaaaacttctacaCATGTAATGTCGGATTGGTTTGTTTTCGGTTGgactttttttaattaaaatcaaaccaaatcaattatgatTGGGTTATTTCCCAACACCAAACTAAATCAAATCGAACCACAGTCAAGTATTTTTCTCAATTTAACTCAAGTTATATGTTTGGTGTGATTTGTTGGTTTCCTCTGTACACTCCAAATTCTGGTAGTCAACCTTACATCACTCGATGCTAATACCATAGAAGGGCATATCTTCTATTTTCACGTTCCTCTCTATTCACGGATCCACATTTTTCCTTAAGAAAAAAGGCAAATTCACTCAATGTCGATGATATGGTGTTTTTGGCCATTGAGCAACAAAGTCAAAGGTGTGTTTTCATGATTTAAACTATCCTtgttatttacttatttatttatgaGTAGGCAAAACATATTTTTGGTTAGCCACCAAAAACAACAGATTGAGAATAAGAATCAAGGAGTAGCTAGAATATAAAAGCTAGAGTGCAACTGCGATTGACTTATCATTCTGTATACGGTCTGAGATCGAATGCCTTTGATTTGCGTATTTGAGAGGTCGTCCGAAGTCCGAGTCCTGGCGAGGTCAAGTTCGAGATCGATTGATCACAATTGAGCTCGAAGACAGAGTGCAATGCCTGGGGATGAAAGTTCAAGGAATACCGGGGCGAAATATGTTTGACCCCGAAATAGTACCGTTATGAATTTGTACCGTTAAGTATGTCCTACTTAATTGTTCTTACTGCCCTAAGCCACCTCGAAgtcactaagctcgaggtcactgctgctaagtaacattggtttgattcacttctatcttttatttctacttcatatttcttgattattaattggtattgaattaaatcacatatcttta is from Nicotiana tabacum cultivar K326 chromosome 18, ASM71507v2, whole genome shotgun sequence and encodes:
- the LOC107809571 gene encoding uncharacterized protein LOC107809571 translates to MPRRSSGRSAPRPAPRAGPRPAPAPVHYAPPPAPMQSSGGGSMLGGIGSTIAQGMAFGTGSAVAHRAVDAVMGPRTIQHETVASEVPAAAAPTSIGGGSDACSMHSKAFQDCINSSGSDIGKCQFYMDMLSECRRNSMLNA